The sequence TGCCCCAGGCCGACGTGGCGGCCTTCGTCCTCCCCCACACGCCGGAAACCGTCCACATCCTGGACGAAAAGCGCCTGGAGTCCATGAAGCCGGGCTCCATCCTGCTCAATGCCGGGCGGGGCTCCGCCGTGGATCTGATCCCCCTGGAGGAAGTTCTCCGCTCCGGCCACCTGTGGGGCGCCGCGCTGGACGTTACTGAGCCGGAGCCCCTGCCCCCTGATCACCCTCTCTGGGATGTGGAAAATCTGATCCTCACCCCACACTGCGCCGGCGGCTTCCACCTAGATGTCACCCTGGCGCGCATCGTGGACATTGCCGTGGAAAATCTGCGGCGCTATGCACAGGGAGAGGCCCTGAACAACCGCGTCCAATAAACAAGAGGTCCCACCTGGGGGTGGGACCTCTTGTTCTGCTCTGAACCGGATGGCACCTCCAACCATCCGGCTTTTGAGGTGTCCGATCGGTAACAATCGGCGGGCCGATTCGACGGCCTTATTGCGCCAAGTATGGTATCTTCTCTGTAAAAGGAGGGATACTCATGCGCACAGCCGCCGCGCTTTTGGTCCTTGTCCTGCTGCTCTTCCTCAATCCGGCCGTGGTGGCGGCGGCGCCACCCGCCGCGCGTATGGACCTGGCCGTCCTGCTGTGGGAGAGCGCCGGTGCCGTCCCCTTCGCGGCCGGCGGCGCCTTCTCGGATGTAGCGCGGAACGACGACGGCGCCACCGCCGCGGCCTGGTGCCGTGAGGCCGGGCTGCTGCTGGGCACGGGCGACGGCCGCTTTTCTCCGGACCGGCCGTTGACCCGGGAGGAGCTGGCAGTGGCCCTCCGGCGGTACGCCCGCATCCTGGGCCGGGACACCTTTCTCCCCGCCGGTGCCGCGGAGTGCAACGACTACGCCGACATCTCTCCCTGGGCGGACGACTCCCTCTACTGGGCCTGCGACGCCGGCGTGCTGAACTGGTCCGAGGGCGGCCGCCTGGACCCCGGCGGCACCCTGACTCTGGCCCAGCTCCAGGCCGTGCTGGAGGATTTTTTGGCCCGCTAAAACCAGGCAGGTCCCTCCCCAGCGGTGTAAACCGCCGGGGAGGGACCTCTTTCGTCTATTCTGCTTCGGCGCGCTGCCCGGCCTTGGCCGCCGCGATAAAGTCCCGGAACAGAGGATGGGCCTTGTTGGGGCGGCTCTTCAGCTCCGGGTGGAACTGGACCCCCACGAACCAGGGGTGGTCCTTCAGTTCCACGATCTCCACCAGCCGCTCGTCCGGGGACAGCCCGGCCAGCACCAGTCCCGCCCCCGTCAGGTCCTGCCGGTAGTCGTTGTTGAACTCGTAGCGGTGGCGGTGACGCTCGGCAATCTGGTCACAGCCGTAGGCCTGGTAGGTCCGCGTCTCCCGGGAGGTGACCCGGCAGGGATAGGAGCCCAGACGCATGGTGCCGCCCTTGGCGGTGACGCCGCGCTGATCGGGCATCAGATCGATGACCGGGTGGGCGGTGGCGGGGTCCAGCTCGCTGGAGTGGGCGTCCGCCCAGCCGCAGACGTGCCGGGCATACTCCACCACCGCCATCTGCATCCCCAGACAGATGCCCAGGAAGGGCACCTTATGCTCCCGGGCGTAGCGGACTGCGGAGATCTTACCCTCAATGCCCCGGTCGCCAAAGCCGCCGGGCACCAGCACTCCATCGGCCTCCGCCAGGACCCGGACGGCGTTTTCGTCGGTGACGGTCTCAGAGTCCACCCACTGGACCTCCACCTTCACATCGTTCTCGATGCCGCCGTGGGTCAGGGCCTCCACCACCGAGAGATAGGCGTCGTGGAGGGCCACATATTTGCCCACCAGGGCGATCCTCACCGTGCCCTTGGGGTGCTTGGCCCGGTGGACCATGGTGGCCCACTCGGTCAGGTCCGGGGCGTGGCAGATGAGGCCCAGACGCCGGACCACCACGTCGGCCAGCCCCTCCCGCTCCAGCATCAGGGGCACGTCATACAGCAGGTCGGCCGTCAGGTTGGGGATGGCGTTTTCCCGGGGGATGTTGCAGAACAGGGAGATCTTCTCCAGGATCTCGTCGGGGATGGGCGCATCGCAGCGGCACATGATGACATCGGGCTGAATGCCCAGACTCAGCAGCTCCTTGGCCGAGTGCTGGGTGGGCTTGCTCTTGAGCTCCCCGCTGCCGGGGATGGAGACGATGAGGGAGACGTGGATGAACATCACGTTCTGGCGTCCGCGCTCGGCCGCCACCTGCCGGATGGACTCCAGAAAGGGCTGACTTTCGATGTCGCCCACCGTGCCGCCGATCTCCACGATGGCCACATCGGTGTCCGGCGTATCCAGCGAGTAGATGTTCCGCTTGATCTCCCCGGTGATGTGGGGAATGATCTGCACGGTGCCGCCCAGATAGTCCCCCGCCCGTTCCCGGTTGAGCACATTCCAGTAGACCTTGCCCGAGGAAACCGAGGAGTTGAAGGTGAGGTTCTCGTCGATGAACCGCTCGTAATGCCCCAGGTCCAGATCGGTCTCCGCCCCGTCGTCGGTGACAAAGACCTCCCCGTGCTGATACGGGCTCATGGTGCCGGGGTCCACGTTGAGATACGGGTCCAGCTTCTGTACCTTCACCCGCAGGCCCCGCTGCTTCAGCAGCCGCCCCAGAGACGCCGCCGTGATGCCCTTGCCCAGTCCCGATACCACACCGCCGGTGACAAAAATGTACTTGACCGTCATATTGTTTCCTCCCATCCTTCCCTGATGGGACGCCATCGTCCCGGGACACCGTTGTCCCTGCCTTTTTGTTCCATAAAAATCCTATTTATTCTACCGTTCCCCACCCCTCCCGTCAAGAGAAAATCGCGGGAAACCACCCCGCAGCCTGCACAAAATACCGTTACTTTAACGGGCCATACTTTTTGCTCCACAGGCGCCGTTTTTATGATATACTGATATTGTATCACCCTTTACAAAGGAGGTCATTCCTATGGTCACACTGGCCCAGAGGATCGAGGCCCTCCGCACCGAGCGGAACCTGAGCCGCCCCGCCCTCTCCGCCGCCCTGGGTTTTTCCAAAAACGCGGTGGAAAAATTTGAAACCGGCCGCCAGACGCCCACAAAGGACCAGCAGGACAAGCTGGCGGAGTATTTCGGCGTGTCCCTGTTCTACCTCCGGGGGGAGAGCAGCGACCGCACCCGCATGGAAAGCTGGATGGACGCCGCTTATGCCGACGACGGACCGGGTCACGTTCCCGCTCCCGCCGCACCCCGGAAGTCCGTCCCGCCCGCCGGACAGAGCGCCGGCACGGGACAGGGCACCCTGTTCGACTCCTTCCTCTCCAGCAAGCAGTTTCAGGAGCTGCTGCACGCCACGGTGCTGGACACCCTCCGCTCCCCCGAGGGACAGGAGCTCATTGCCCGGGTGGTCCGCAAGGAGCTTCTCCGCCAACGGTAGCAAAAACGCGCCGGCACTTTCGTGCCGGCGCGTTTTTGCGGTCTATTTGTGATAGAGCTTGTTGGTCTCGTAGGTGGGCTCGCAGGTCAGGCGCATCCCCAGCCTTTTATAGGTCACCGAGTCCGCCGGGGAGAGGATGACGGAGGAGTGGGCCTCGCAGGAGCGGAGCTGGTCCAGGTGGGCCAGGGCCTTGGCCGCCAGGGGGTTGGTGGTGGCGCTGATGGCCAGGGCGATGAGGGTCTCATCGGAGTGGAGCCGGGGGTTGCTGCTGCCCAGATGCCGCACCTTGACGGTCTGGATGGGCTCGATGGCCTCCCGGGAGATGAGGTGGTGCTCGTGCCCGATGCCCGCCAGCCGCTTGAGGGCGTTGAGCAGGGTGGCGGAGGAGGCCCCCATCAGGTCGGTGGTCTTGCCGGTCACCACCTCGCCGCCGGGCAGCTCAATGGCGGAGGCCGGGTTGCCCGTCTCCTCGGCCACCTTCAGGGCGGCGGCCACCACCGGCCGCAGCTCGGGACTCACCTTGGCCTGCTGCATCAGCAGCTCCAGCTTGTAGAGAATCTCGTCCCCCCCCGCGCCCTGGCGGCGGTCGCACAGGGCGTCGTAGTACCGCCGGATGATCTCCTGCCGGGCGGCGGCGCACACCGCTTCGTCGTCGGTGATGCAGTAGCCCGCCATGTTCACCCCCATGTCGGTGGGGGATTTGTAGGGGCTCTCCCCGGTGATCTTGTCCAGGATGGCGTTGAGCACCGGGAAGATCTCCACGTCCCGGTTGTAGTTCACCGTGGTCTCGCCGTAGGCCTGGAGGTGGAAGGGGTCGATCATGTTGACGTCGTTGAGGTCGGCGGTGGCCGCCTCATAGGCCAGGTTCACCGGGTGCTGGAGGGGCAGGTTCCAGATGGGGAAGGTCTCAAACTTGGCGTAGCCCGCCTTCACCCCCCGCTTATACTCGTGGTAGAGCTGGCTGAGGCACACCGCCATCTTGCCGCTGCCGGGGCCGGGGGCGGTGACCACCACCAGGGGGCGGGTAGTCTCCACGTACTCGTTCTTCCCGTAGCCCTCGTCGCTGACGATGAGAGGGATGTTTCGAGGATAGCCCGCAATGGGGTAGTGGAGGTAGACCCGGATGCCCAGCCCCTCCAGTCGGCGGCGGAAGGCGTCAGCGGCAGGCTGACGGTCGTACTGGGTGACCACCACGCCCCCCACGTACAGCCCCTGGGTCCGGAAGGCGTCGATCAGACGCAGCACATCCACGTCGTAGGTGATCCCCAGATCCCCCCGCACCTTGTTCTTCTCGATGTCGCTGGCGCAGATGGCGATGACGATCTCCGCCCGGTCCTTGAGCTGGGCCAGCATCCGGATCTTGCTGTCCGGTTCGAAGCCGGGCAGCACCCGGGAGGCGTGAAAGTCGTCGAACAGCTTGCCGCCGAACTCCAGGTACAGCTTGTTTCCGAACTGGGCGATCCGCTCCGCGATGCGGGCCGACTGCATCTCCAAATACCTGCCGTTGTCAAATCCGGGCCTGTCCATTCCTCGGCGGGCGCGCCCATCCTTGGACTGCGCCCCTCCCATCCTCTCTGTTTCTGTTATAGATATATGCAAAACTGGTTCTTGGCAATCCAACTGAAATAGTTTATCATAATTCTGCCCGCCATACAACGGTCAAGTCGTCCGGCGGGCAATAAAATGTCTGCCCACTGTGAGGTCATAGTATGGAAGTCACCTGGACCACTCTGCTGATCGTCTGCCCGCTGGTCTTTTTGTCCGGACTGGTGGACGCGGTGGCCGGCGGCGGCGGGCTCATCTCCCTGCCCGCCTATCTGCTGGCCGGACTGCCGCCCCACGCCGCCACCGCTACCAACAAGTGCGGTTCCGTCTTCGGCACGGGGCTGTCCACCCTCCGGTTCCTGAAAAACGGACGGGTCCGCCTGGGCCCCGCCGCCGTCTCCGCCGCCACCGCCCTCCTGGGCTCGGTGCTGGGCGCCCGGCTGTGCCTGCTGGTTCCGGACACCTTCCTCCACTACTTTCTGGTGGCTGCCCTCCCTGTTCTGGCCGTCTTTCTCCTGCTCAAGCGGGACTTTGGGCTGGAAAATAAGGCCGACGCCCTGTCCGGCCCCCTATTGATGCTCCTGTCCGGGCTCATCGGCCTGGTACTGGGCCTGTACGACGGCTTCTTCGGTCCCGGCGCCGGAACCTTCGTCATCCTGGCCTTCACCGCCCTGTGCCGCTTCGACCTGGTCACCGCCTCCGGCAACGCCAAGGTGGTCAACTTCTGCTCCAATCTGGCCGCCTTCGTCACCTTTGCCCTGGCCGGTGAGATCGTCTGGGCCCTGGGCGTCCCCGCCGCCGTCTGCGGCCTTTGGGGCCACTATACAGGCTCCGGCCTGGCCCTGAAAAAGGGAGCCAAGGCCATCCGGCCCATGTTCTTCGTGGTGTTGGGCCTGCTGCTGTGCAAAACCGCCCTGGAACTCGCCGGTTGATTCCTCTTGACAGGTGCCTCCGACAGGTGTAGTATCACTAACGGATACTACACCTGTAGGAGGCGTTTTTATGCGGCTGTCGGACCGTGAATGGAAGGTGCTGGAGGTTCTGTGGCAGGGGGAGGGGCTGGCCCTGGGCCCGGTGGTGGAGGCCCTGCGGCCCGGCACCGGGTGGAGCCGGAACACCGTGTTCACCTACCTCACCCGGATGGAGGGCAAGGGCCTGGTGACCATCGACAAGCAGCGCGTTCCCCACCTCTACCGCCCAGCGGTGGCGCGCTCCGACTGCGCCGCCGCCGAGCGCCGGGGCCTGCTGGACCGGGTATACCGCGGCTCCGCCGGGCAGATGGTGGCCGCCTTTTTGAAGGAGGAGACCCTCACGGCCCAGGAGCGGGATGAGCTGCGCCGGCTGCTGGACGAGATGGAGGTGTAGGGCCGGGCGCCGTTTTCGCCGCAGGCGGAGACGACACTCAGCGGACTTTGTGACAACGAGGTGACGACATGACCGATTTCTGGTCCTTTTTGCTCCAGACCCTGACGGCCTCCGGCGCGGCGGCGGCCCTGCTGCTGATCAAGGCTCTGTTCCGCGACAAGCTCTCGCCCCGGTGGCAGTGCGGCGTCTGGGCTCTGCTGGGCCTGACCCTGCTTCTTCCCGCCGGGCGGGGCGGCCGGTATGTGCTGTTTAACTGGCCCCTGCTGGTGGAGACCGCCAAGACCGCCTTCACCGGGGACTATGACCTCATCCGGGTGACCGCCCCCATCCCCCTGCCCGGCAGGCTGGGCGGACCCCGGGGGGTGTTCGATGCGCTCTATCTTCTCTACATGGCGGGGGTAGTGGCGCTGCTGGCCTGGTACGCCCTCACCTACCTGCGGCTGCGGCTGGCCCTCCGCCGGGGGACCCCCGCCGATGACGCCCCGCTCCGCCGGGTGGCGGAGCGGTACGACCTGCCCGTCTGCCGGGCCGTCGAGGTGGAGGGGCTGTCCTCCGCCTTCGTCTGCGGGTTCTTCGCCCCGGTGCTGGCCCTGCCCGCCGGGCGGGAGACCGACGAAAAGGTGCTCCTCCACGAGCTGCTCCACCGGACCTATGGCGACGTGGGCTGGGGGCTGCTGGTGTGCCTGTTCCGGTGCGTTCACTGGTGCACCCCCCTGCTTTGGTATGCCTTCGACCAGGTGCAGAACGACCTGGAGGCCCTCTGCGATCAGCGGGTGCTGGAGCGGCTGGAGGGGGAGGACCGGCGGGACTACGGGCGCATCCTCCTGTCCATGGCCGACGAGAAATACGCCCGGGCGCCCGGCACCTCCTCCATGGCCAACGGCGGGCAGAACATCAAGCGCCGCATCGCCTCCATCGCCCGGTTCAAGCGGTATCCGGCGGGGATGGCCCTGGCCTCGGTATGTGTGGCGGTGATTCTGGCCCTGCCTCTCGCCCTGGGGACCACCCAGACGCTGGCCAAGGCCGACGGCCTTGGCCACAGTGATCAGGAGGCCTTTCTCACCGCCATGGCCTCCGCCCGCCTCACCCGATGCACCACCCCCGCCGGGGCGCTGGACGCCTATGGCAAGGCGGTGCTGGACTACAACGGCATCTACCGGGCCCTGTGCGCCCCACTGGAGCAGCACCCCGCCCTGGCGGCGGAGATGGAGGCCGCGGCCAGCGGCCCGGACCACTGGGTGCACGAGCGCTGGGAGAGCGGCCTGCCGGGCTACCCCAACGTACAGGCGGGCTACTATATCTATAACCTGACCCCGGCTGGGAAGGGGGCCTATACCGCCCTGATGGTCTTTCCCCTCCAGCGTGTCTATGGCGTGGAGGACGCCTACAGCGAGGAGTCCAACTGGCTGTGGACGGCGGTCCAGACCGTCCGGGTCTGGGCGTCGGAGGCCGGCTGGGTGGTGGAGCCCGCGGAGGACTTCCGGCAGGTCAAATGCCAGAGCATTGGCCGGGGCCATGAGGACGGATTGACCTGGGGGGACGAGGCTCTCCCTCCGGCGGTGGTCTATACCGCCGAGACCGAACTCTACCGGCTGGAGCTGCGCTACCAGACCGTCCACATGGTGGACAACGCGACCAAGACCGAGGATAGCATGTCCTGGTTTTCCGGCCCCGCCTTCTTCTTCGACACCAAGCCCAAGCCCCGGGCCGTATTCAGCGAGGCCCGGCAGGGGGACTCCTTCACCGGAACCTTCCTGGGCTCTGAGGAGGAGCTCGGGAGCATCCACACGGTGCGGTGGTCCGCCGCCCCCATGGACGCCGCCGGCCATCACCCGGACCTGGGCTACGCAGCGCTGGGCAACAGCGGCGGCAGCAGCAGTAGCGGGGCCTTCTGGGGCTGTAAGCAGCCCGGCGGGCTGGAGGAGCCGTGGGACGGCAGCCTGTTCAGCGGGGGCGGCAGCGGCTTGGACGGCGACCCCAATGAGGCCCCGGTCTATCCTGCCGCCTATCGGCTGGAGCTCAGCGTCAACGGGGAGACGGAGACCCTCACCCTCACCCCCCGGGAAGGAGGCGCGGCATGAATCCGGAGCAAAACGTTCTCTACCGCGGGGTGTCCCGCATCGCCTGGTCCTATCTGTTCGCCTTTTTCAACCTCAACCTGGGGTCCCTGAACATCCTGCCCGACTGGATGGCCTTTGCACTGATTTATGGGGCCCTGGACCTGTTGGCGGAGGAGGAACGGGAGCTGCCTCTGCTCAAGCCCTTCTGCATCCTGCTGGGCCTGTGGGAGGGGGCCGGGTGGCTGGCCCAGCTCTTCGGGCTTACCCTCTCCCTCTACCCGCTGGACCTGCTCTTCGCGGCGCTCTCCCTCTATTTCTATTTTCAGCTCCTCACCAACCTGGCCCATCTGGCCGCCCGATACGGCGGGGAGGACCTGTCCCGCCGCCTTCTGCGGCTGCGTACCGCTCAGGCCCTGCTGAACACCTTTATGGCGGTCTACCTCTACCTGGCGGGCTACGGCTCCGGCGTGACCCTCCCCGGCAGTGCTCTGTCGGCCTCCCTGACGGCGCTGCTGATCGCCGGTGTGGTGCTGATGCTGACCGTCATGTCCGCCCTGTTCGCCCTGCGTCGGTTCTTCTTGCCCGCGGAAGAGCCGGACCCTCCCTCCCCCTGAACGCAGCAGCCGGCCCCGCGGCAATGTGCCGCGGGGCCGGCTGGTCTTTTACTTGCGCCGGTCGCAGAGGACCTTGTAGATCTGGATGGCCGCCGTGGGCAGGAAGGCCAGCAGCACGATCAGACCGTACTGGCCTGCCGTCATATGGGCCACCTGAAACAGGCCGCTGAGGCCGGGGAGAAAGAGGACGGCGGCCAGCAGCAGCACCCCCGCGCCGAAGGCCGCCAGGCTGGCCCTGTTGGTGGTCAGGCCCAGCCGGAACACCGACTCCCGTCCCCGGCAGTTGAAGCCGTGGAACAGGCGGGCCAGGGTCAGGGTGGCGAAGGCCATGGTGCTGGCCAGGGCGGCTCCTCCGGCGTTCAGTCCCACGAAGAAGGCGGTCATGGTGGCGGCGGCGATGACCGCGCCGAAGGCCAGGATGCGCAGCATCAGGCTCTTGTTGAGGATGGGCTCCTTGGGGTTGCGGGGCTTCTGGTCCAGCAGGCCCTTGCGGGCGGGCTCCACGCCCACGGCGATGGCGGGCAGGGAGTCGGTCAGCAGGTTGATGAACAGCAGATGGACCGGCGCGAAGGGCATGGGCAGACCCAGCACCGAGGCGAGGAACACGCACAGGATACCCGCCATATTGCCCGACAGCAGGAAGTTGATGGCGTTTTTGATGTTGGTGTAGACGCCCCGGCCGTTGACCACCGCCTTGACGATGGTGGCGAAGTTGTCGTCGGCCAGGATCATGGAGGCGGCGTCCTTACTGACCTCCGTGCCGGTGATGCCCATGGCCACGCCGATGTCGGCGGCCTTGAGGGCGGGGGCGTCGTTGACGCCGTCGCCGGTCATGGAGACGATCTTTCCCTTGCGCTGCCAGGCCTTGACGATGCGGATCTTGTGCTCCGGCGACACCCGGGCGTAAACCGAGATGTGCTCCAGCCGCTCGTCCAGGTCGTGGTCGCTCATGCCGTCCAGCTCCACGCCGGACACCGCCTCATCCCCCTCCCGGAAGATGCCGATCTGCCGTGCGATGGCCGAGGCGGTCACCTTGTGGTCGCCGGTGATCATGATGGTGCGCACCCCGCCCCGCTTGGCGTCGGCCACCGCCTGGACGGCCTCGGGCCGGGGCGGGTCGATCATGGACACCAGACCGATAAAGGTGAAGTCCCGCTCGTCGTCCAGCGTCAGGTCCCGGACCTCCGGCAGCTCCTTATAGGCCAGGGCCAGCACCCGCAGGCCCTCCAGGGAGAGCTCCATATTGGTGCGGGAGATGCGCTCCTTCCACTCGGGCGTCAGCGGCACCGCCCCCGCCCCGGTGAGAACGTGGGTAGAGCGGTCCAGCAGCACGTCGATGGCCCCCTTGGTGTACAGGGTGGGGACCCCTTCGATGACGTGGAGGGTGCTCATCAGCTTCCGGTCGGAGTCGAAGGCCAGCTCCCGCAGCCGGGGGTGCTGGCTCCGGTAGACCCCCTCATCCACGCCGATGCGGTCCCCCATCATCACCAGAGCCACCTCGGTGGGGTCCCCAATGGAGGTCCCCCTCTCCTCGTCGGTGGTGGCGTCGCTGGCCAGCAGAGCGGCCTTCAGCAGCAGCCGCTGCACGTCGTTGGCCAAGTTCAGCTCCGGCTCCGCCAGCAGGGCGCCGTCGGCGTAGATTTTCTGGGGGGTCATCTTGTTCTGGGTCAGGGTACCCGTCTTGTCCGAGCAGATCACCGACACGGCGCCCAGGCTCTCCACCGCCTTCAGATCCTTGATGATGGCGTTCTGCTTGGCCATCTTCTGGGTGCCCAGGGCCAGGACGATGGTGACGATGGAGCTGAGGGCCTCTGGGATGGCGGCCACCGCCAGGGCCACGGCGAACATCAGGGCGTCCAGCACCGGCATAGCCCGCCACAGGGACAGGGCGAACACCACCGCGCAGACGCACAGGATGACCGCCGCCAGCTTCTTGCTGAATTGGTCCAGGCTCTCCTGGAGAGGGGTCTTGCGCTGCTGGGTCTGGTTCATTAGGGCGGCCACCTTACCCAGCTCGGTGTGCATGCCGGTGCCCGTCACCGCCACTGTGGCCCGGCCGTAGGTCACCAGGGACCCGGAGAACACCATGTTCTTCTGGTCGCCCAGGGCCACCTGGACCGCCTCGATCACGTCGGCGGTCTTTTCCACCCCCTCGCTCTCGCCGGTGAGGGAGCTCTCGTTCACCTTGAGGGAGAAGTTCTCCAAAATGCGGCCGTCGGCCACCACCATGTCGCCGGCCTCCAGCTCCACGATGTCGCCGGGGACCACCTGGGCCGAGGGGATCACCGTCCGGATGCCGTCCCGCAGCACCTTGGCGCTGGGGGCGGACATGGCTTTCAGGCTCTCCAGGGACTTCTCCGCCTTGAAGTGCTGGACGGTGCCCAGCACGGCGTTGAGGAGCAGCACCGCGAAGATGACCACGGTACTCTCCCCCTCGCCGGAAACCAGGGAGACCAGGGCAGCCACCATCAGGATGACCACCAGCAGGTCCTTGAACTGTTCGAAGAATACCTGTACCCCGGTTTTTTTCTTCCCATCCGCCAGGGCGTTTTTGCCGTAGCGCTCCAGGCGCTGCGCGGCCTGGGCGTCCGAGAGGCCGCCCGGCCGGCTGTCCAGGTCCTCCAGCGTCTGATGGACCGTCTTGTCGAAATAGCTCTGTTCCACTCTGACACGCTCCCTTTTCCATTCTATCATGTCCAATCGGGCAATAAAAAAGACTTTTGAGTATGCGTTTCGCCCGTGCAAAGCGCATACTCAAAAGTCTTGTCACCGAGATCGGCGTCCTCCACAGGCCGGAGCCGTGATGTTGATGGAGGAACTTGCGACTACTCCCTCTTGGTGAGGGGAATTATACGCAGGGAAACCGGATTTGTCAAGAAGAATTTGGGCGGCGCCGGAGGCCTTTTCTTGCAAATGCCGCTTCGTTGGGGTAAAATACCTCTGACACGAAGGAGGTCGTCATCTATGCGCGATGGATTCGTCAAGGTCGCCGCCGGCACGCCCAAGATCCGGGTGGCCGACTGCCGCTATAACGCCGAGCAGATCTTTACCCTCATGCGGGAGGCCGCCGCCCAGGGGGTGCGGGTGCTGTGCCTGCCCGAGCTGTGCCTGACCGGCTATACCTGCGGGGACCTGTTTTTGCAGGACACCCTTTTGAGCGGCGCCGAGGAGGGGCTGTCCACCATTCTGGAGGCCACCAAAAATCTGGACATGGTCACGGCACTGGGGATGCCCATACGGGTCAAGTGGGACAACAAGTTGTATAATTGTGCCGTTGTGATACACAAGGGAGAGATTTTGGGCATAGTCCCCAAGAGCCATCTTCCCAACTACGGCGAGTTTTACGAGCAGCGCTGGTTTGCCCCCGGTCTGGCCAAGGATTTCGGGATTGACCTGTGCGGACAAAATGTATCCCTCTGCTCCAATGGGCTCTTTGTCTGCGAGGCCATGCCCAATCTGGTTCTCGGCGTGGAGGTCTGTGAGGACCTGTGGGCCCCGGAGCCCCCCTCCGCCGCTCTGGCCCGTTCGGGCGCCACCCTCATCCTCAACCTCTCCGCCAGCGACGAAACCGTGGGCAAGGCGGACTACCGCCGCAGCCTGGTGACCGGCCAGTCCGCCCGGCTGGTCTGCGGCTACGTCTATGCCGACGCCGGGGAGGGGGAGTCCACCACCGACCTGGTCTTCACCGGCCACAATCTCATTGCGGAAAATGGGGCCCTGCTGACCGAGCGGAGGTTTTCCACCGGCCTGACCATCTCCGAAATCGACGTGGATAAGCTGGTTTATGAGCGCCGCCGCATAAGCACTTACACGCCCCCCACCGTAGAAGTGTGGCGCTCGTACTTCGACCTGACCCCCTCCACCACCACCCTGACCCGCTACGTCTCCCCCACCCCCTTTGTCCCGGAGGATGCGGCGGGCCGGGCCGAGCGGTGCGACGAGATCCTCAAAATCGCCGCCTTGGGGCTGAAAAAGCGCATCGAGCACACCCGCGCCGCGGCGGTGGTGGTGGGGCTGTCCGGCGGGCTGGACTCCACTCTGGCGGTGCTCATCACCGCCGTGGCCATGCGGCTGCTGGACCGTCCGGCCAGCGATATCATCGCCGTGACCATGCCCTGCTTCGGCACCACCGACCGCACCCGGGACAACGCCGTGGAGCTGGCCGGGCGGCTGGGCGCCACGCTGAAGCGCATCGACATCAGCGAGGCGGTCAAGCGCCACTTCAAGGACATCGGCCAGTCCATGGAGGACCACGACGTGACCTTTGAAAACGGCCAGGCCCGGGAGCGGACCCAGGTGCTCATGGACATCGCCAACCAGGTGGGCGGCATGGTGGTGGGCACCGGCGACCTCAGCGAGCTGGCCCTGGGCTGGGCCACCTACAACGGGGACCACATGAGCATGTATGGGGTCAACGCCTCCATCCCCAAGACCCTGGTGCGCCACCTGGTCAGCTACGTCTGTGGAGACAAGGCCGAGAGCGAG is a genomic window of Intestinimonas massiliensis (ex Afouda et al. 2020) containing:
- a CDS encoding BlaI/MecI/CopY family transcriptional regulator, with protein sequence MRLSDREWKVLEVLWQGEGLALGPVVEALRPGTGWSRNTVFTYLTRMEGKGLVTIDKQRVPHLYRPAVARSDCAAAERRGLLDRVYRGSAGQMVAAFLKEETLTAQERDELRRLLDEMEV
- a CDS encoding S-layer homology domain-containing protein — translated: MRTAAALLVLVLLLFLNPAVVAAAPPAARMDLAVLLWESAGAVPFAAGGAFSDVARNDDGATAAAWCREAGLLLGTGDGRFSPDRPLTREELAVALRRYARILGRDTFLPAGAAECNDYADISPWADDSLYWACDAGVLNWSEGGRLDPGGTLTLAQLQAVLEDFLAR
- a CDS encoding CTP synthase; this translates as MTVKYIFVTGGVVSGLGKGITAASLGRLLKQRGLRVKVQKLDPYLNVDPGTMSPYQHGEVFVTDDGAETDLDLGHYERFIDENLTFNSSVSSGKVYWNVLNRERAGDYLGGTVQIIPHITGEIKRNIYSLDTPDTDVAIVEIGGTVGDIESQPFLESIRQVAAERGRQNVMFIHVSLIVSIPGSGELKSKPTQHSAKELLSLGIQPDVIMCRCDAPIPDEILEKISLFCNIPRENAIPNLTADLLYDVPLMLEREGLADVVVRRLGLICHAPDLTEWATMVHRAKHPKGTVRIALVGKYVALHDAYLSVVEALTHGGIENDVKVEVQWVDSETVTDENAVRVLAEADGVLVPGGFGDRGIEGKISAVRYAREHKVPFLGICLGMQMAVVEYARHVCGWADAHSSELDPATAHPVIDLMPDQRGVTAKGGTMRLGSYPCRVTSRETRTYQAYGCDQIAERHRHRYEFNNDYRQDLTGAGLVLAGLSPDERLVEIVELKDHPWFVGVQFHPELKSRPNKAHPLFRDFIAAAKAGQRAEAE
- a CDS encoding DUF1846 domain-containing protein; translated protein: MDRPGFDNGRYLEMQSARIAERIAQFGNKLYLEFGGKLFDDFHASRVLPGFEPDSKIRMLAQLKDRAEIVIAICASDIEKNKVRGDLGITYDVDVLRLIDAFRTQGLYVGGVVVTQYDRQPAADAFRRRLEGLGIRVYLHYPIAGYPRNIPLIVSDEGYGKNEYVETTRPLVVVTAPGPGSGKMAVCLSQLYHEYKRGVKAGYAKFETFPIWNLPLQHPVNLAYEAATADLNDVNMIDPFHLQAYGETTVNYNRDVEIFPVLNAILDKITGESPYKSPTDMGVNMAGYCITDDEAVCAAARQEIIRRYYDALCDRRQGAGGDEILYKLELLMQQAKVSPELRPVVAAALKVAEETGNPASAIELPGGEVVTGKTTDLMGASSATLLNALKRLAGIGHEHHLISREAIEPIQTVKVRHLGSSNPRLHSDETLIALAISATTNPLAAKALAHLDQLRSCEAHSSVILSPADSVTYKRLGMRLTCEPTYETNKLYHK
- a CDS encoding TSUP family transporter, coding for MEVTWTTLLIVCPLVFLSGLVDAVAGGGGLISLPAYLLAGLPPHAATATNKCGSVFGTGLSTLRFLKNGRVRLGPAAVSAATALLGSVLGARLCLLVPDTFLHYFLVAALPVLAVFLLLKRDFGLENKADALSGPLLMLLSGLIGLVLGLYDGFFGPGAGTFVILAFTALCRFDLVTASGNAKVVNFCSNLAAFVTFALAGEIVWALGVPAAVCGLWGHYTGSGLALKKGAKAIRPMFFVVLGLLLCKTALELAG
- a CDS encoding helix-turn-helix domain-containing protein, giving the protein MVTLAQRIEALRTERNLSRPALSAALGFSKNAVEKFETGRQTPTKDQQDKLAEYFGVSLFYLRGESSDRTRMESWMDAAYADDGPGHVPAPAAPRKSVPPAGQSAGTGQGTLFDSFLSSKQFQELLHATVLDTLRSPEGQELIARVVRKELLRQR